Proteins co-encoded in one Megalops cyprinoides isolate fMegCyp1 chromosome 1, fMegCyp1.pri, whole genome shotgun sequence genomic window:
- the rps19bp1 gene encoding ribosomal protein S19 binding protein 1 produces MSASMLRRGLELLSDDIKGIHGDKKQKRKKKEAGGEEGVMGQISSNRQGVTKQVRRLQGRLGSGKSQATVKNKRIKCAVEEFRKNQKQSQMSANLRYFLGTGYKAAQSDTQKILLQNQGRQSRHHPDRPPKKQQEQRSLFTEEEFQQFQKEYFGRTVEGGSK; encoded by the exons ATGTCGGCGTCTATGCTCAGGAGGGGACTGGAGCTGCTAAGTGATGACATAAAAG GCATACATGGAGACAAAAAACAGAAGCGTAAGAAGAAggaggcaggaggggaggaaggaGTAATGGGCCAGATCAGCTCCAACAGGCAGGGCGTTACCAAGCAGGTTCGCAGACTCCAGGGGCGGCTGGGCTCCGGCAAGAGCCAGGCTACTGTCAAAAACAAACGCATCAAGTGTGCAGTGG AGGAGTTTAGGAAAAACCAGAAACAGAGCCAGATGAGTGCAAACCTGCGGTACTTCCTGGGAACAGGATACAAAGCGGCACAGAGCGACACACAGAAG ATCCTGCTTCAGAATCAGGGGCGGCAGTCTCGACATCACCCAGACCGTCCTCCTAagaaacagcaggagcagaggTCTCTGTTTACAGAGGAGGAGTTCCAGCAGTTCCAGAAGGAGTATTTTGGTAGAACTGTAGAAGGAGGAAGTAAATGA